One genomic window of Leptospira paudalimensis includes the following:
- the nuoK gene encoding NADH-quinone oxidoreductase subunit NuoK — protein sequence MNPVINGIPVHYLLGLAGILFSIGVLGVLIRRNIVIIFMSVELILNSVNLVFVTFSKALSHINGETIVFFVMAIAAAEAAVGLALVIAIFRHKKSTNVDELQSMRW from the coding sequence ATGAATCCAGTTATTAACGGAATCCCCGTTCACTATCTCCTCGGCCTTGCGGGAATCCTGTTTTCCATTGGGGTTCTTGGAGTTCTCATCAGGCGAAACATTGTGATCATTTTTATGTCTGTGGAACTCATCCTAAATTCGGTGAATTTAGTCTTTGTTACCTTCTCCAAAGCTTTATCTCATATCAATGGGGAAACCATTGTTTTCTTTGTGATGGCAATCGCTGCAGCGGAAGCAGCTGTGGGCCTTGCTCTTGTCATTGCAATCTTCCGTCACAAAAAATCCACGAACGTGGATGAACTCCAATCGATGAGATGGTAA
- the nuoF gene encoding NADH-quinone oxidoreductase subunit NuoF → MGLKTLLTTHISAGDSHTLKHYQSVGGYESLKKAISEMTAEQIVNDVKNSGLRGRGGAGFPTGNKWGFIPKTDKPKYLICNGDEGEPGTFKDRMLIERFPHMLIEGMIIAAKAIDSHQGYIYIRGEFHKGIRIVETAVEEAYKAGLLGKNILGLGYDFDLAVYSGAGAYICGEESALINSLEGRRGHPRLKPPFPAVSGLYACPTVVNNVETFCNVPHIIRMTGEEYKKIGTEKSPGTRLFAVSGHVKKPGIYEVEMGTPMKELIYDICGGIKNDKSLKAVIPGGSSSPILTAEEAMTATMDYESIASLKSMLGSGAVIILSEETDLVETTYRLAEFYSHESCGQCTPCREGTHWVKDLLHKIKVGEGTEKDVELIFSLSRNMEGGTTICPLADACVMAVRPTMTKFKEEFSLRLKKEVSVSH, encoded by the coding sequence ATGGGACTTAAAACCTTACTCACAACACATATTTCAGCCGGAGATTCTCATACATTAAAGCACTACCAATCGGTGGGTGGGTATGAAAGTTTAAAAAAAGCAATCTCTGAAATGACCGCCGAACAAATCGTAAACGATGTCAAAAATTCTGGGCTTCGTGGTCGTGGTGGAGCTGGGTTTCCAACAGGAAACAAATGGGGATTCATCCCTAAAACCGACAAACCAAAATACTTAATCTGCAATGGGGACGAAGGGGAACCAGGTACATTCAAAGACAGGATGCTCATCGAACGATTCCCTCATATGCTTATTGAAGGGATGATCATTGCTGCAAAAGCCATTGACTCCCACCAAGGTTATATCTACATCCGTGGTGAATTTCACAAAGGGATTCGGATTGTGGAAACTGCCGTGGAAGAAGCTTACAAAGCAGGACTTCTTGGAAAGAATATCTTAGGCCTTGGGTATGATTTTGATTTGGCTGTCTATTCAGGTGCAGGTGCTTATATCTGTGGAGAAGAGTCGGCTCTCATCAATTCTCTTGAAGGTCGGAGGGGCCACCCACGCCTCAAACCTCCATTCCCTGCGGTATCGGGTTTGTATGCATGCCCAACGGTTGTGAACAATGTGGAAACCTTTTGTAATGTCCCACATATCATCCGTATGACGGGGGAAGAATACAAAAAAATTGGAACTGAAAAATCACCTGGGACTAGACTTTTTGCTGTCAGTGGGCATGTGAAAAAACCAGGGATTTATGAAGTGGAAATGGGAACTCCCATGAAGGAACTCATCTATGACATCTGCGGTGGGATCAAAAACGACAAATCCTTAAAAGCAGTGATCCCTGGTGGAAGTTCTTCTCCGATTTTAACGGCAGAAGAAGCGATGACAGCCACTATGGATTATGAATCCATTGCCTCCCTCAAATCAATGTTAGGTTCCGGGGCAGTGATCATTTTATCGGAAGAAACTGATCTTGTGGAAACCACCTACCGATTGGCTGAATTTTATTCTCATGAATCGTGTGGGCAGTGTACACCATGTCGTGAAGGTACACATTGGGTCAAAGACCTTCTCCATAAAATCAAAGTGGGAGAAGGGACAGAAAAGGATGTAGAACTCATCTTTTCACTTTCCCGAAATATGGAAGGTGGCACCACCATTTGTCCGTTAGCGGATGCTTGTGTGATGGCAGTTCGGCCTACGATGACGAAATTTAAGGAAGAGTTTTCTCTTCGATTGAAAAAGGAAGTGAGTGTTTCTCACTAA
- the nuoH gene encoding NADH-quinone oxidoreductase subunit NuoH, protein MDWALILAWGIKILSLFFVILTGVAYYTLAERKFAGFIQDRPGPNRAGPFGIFQPLADGIKFIAKEEIFPKNVSKGMYLLAPTISMTCAIMAWAVIPFGGTLPAPEWLKTLTGVSTIDLQIANPDSGVLYMLAISSLSVYGIMIAGWSSNNKYSLLGGVRSTAQMISYELPMGLSIVSIVIMTGSLKLTDISDSQKDMWNILSPPGFVAFFIYVTAMFAETNRLPFDLAEAESELVVGFHTEYGAFKFALFFLAEYMNMITMSCLTTLLFFGGYNVPFHIGAGSEYQAFIGLGFFILKVLFFAFLFIWVRWTLPRFRYDQLMKLGWKKMIPWGLFVVCFASIYTVYWKEGWMKLFI, encoded by the coding sequence ATGGACTGGGCTTTAATACTTGCTTGGGGGATTAAGATCCTCTCTTTATTTTTTGTAATTTTAACCGGTGTGGCGTATTATACCCTCGCCGAACGAAAGTTTGCTGGATTTATCCAGGACAGACCAGGACCTAACCGTGCGGGTCCTTTTGGGATTTTCCAACCTTTGGCTGACGGGATTAAGTTCATCGCAAAAGAAGAAATATTTCCAAAGAATGTATCCAAGGGAATGTATCTCCTTGCTCCCACAATTTCAATGACTTGTGCGATTATGGCATGGGCTGTGATTCCCTTTGGTGGGACTCTTCCCGCACCTGAGTGGCTAAAAACTCTTACGGGTGTTTCAACCATCGACTTACAAATTGCAAACCCAGACTCTGGGGTATTGTATATGCTTGCCATTTCATCTCTTTCTGTCTATGGGATCATGATTGCAGGATGGTCCAGTAACAACAAATACTCGTTACTCGGTGGAGTTCGGTCGACTGCTCAGATGATCAGTTACGAACTTCCAATGGGACTTTCCATTGTATCGATTGTGATTATGACTGGTTCCTTAAAACTCACAGACATCAGTGACTCCCAAAAGGATATGTGGAATATCTTATCCCCACCTGGTTTTGTTGCCTTTTTTATTTATGTGACGGCTATGTTTGCGGAAACAAACCGTTTGCCTTTTGATTTAGCAGAAGCCGAGTCGGAACTTGTGGTTGGTTTTCATACTGAATATGGAGCATTTAAGTTTGCTCTTTTCTTTTTGGCAGAATACATGAATATGATTACCATGTCATGTCTTACCACCTTACTTTTCTTTGGTGGTTATAATGTACCATTCCATATTGGGGCCGGATCAGAATACCAAGCGTTTATAGGACTTGGGTTTTTTATCCTAAAGGTATTGTTTTTTGCCTTTTTGTTCATTTGGGTGCGTTGGACACTTCCAAGGTTTCGTTATGACCAACTCATGAAACTCGGTTGGAAAAAGATGATCCCGTGGGGGCTTTTTGTTGTGTGCTTTGCTTCCATTTACACGGTGTATTGGAAAGAAGGATGGATGAAATTATTTATATGA
- the nuoL gene encoding NADH-quinone oxidoreductase subunit L, whose protein sequence is MLDLFPIVVLLPLLGFLHNGLLKDRIPHRFAGAIGTLAVFIPFLVTLGAFNEFNPMERTAPHLVPVFDWIVIGDFKTSFGYQIDQLSLYMTLIITGIGSLIHLYSMGYMKGNPGYNRFFAYLNLFIFCMLNLVLSDNLVLTFLGWEGVGLASYLLIGFDFDKSSAAEAGMKAFILNRIGDVGFILGTGFLFWLGGSLQYLTLQTNLSELSQFASYANLIALFFFIAAMGKSAQIPLYVWLPDAMAGPTPVSALIHAATMVTAGVFLIVRLNFVFYLAPDTSFFIACIGALTALFAATIGLLQNDIKKILAYSTVSQLGFMFLAMGSMSYVAGLFHLMTHAFFKALLFLGAGSVIHALHHEQNIKHMGQLFGKIKITSLTFLLGTLAIAGFFPFSGFFSKDLILEKTYTYGAFGSILWTVGVVAAFFTSFYMFRLVFVVFFGKDNTDTHHKVHESPWTMTFPLVVLAVGAVLSGFFLTPHFFLHIETLERYFAPVLERGTMLANQMGTFTHHAELTHEVEISLAAFSVGIASIGLILAYLIYQRKQSPILEEHTGFRKILFHKYYIDELYDVLFVKPYVFLSKGIAYTFDVKILDRFFLGIGGSFGVIANGLRRLQSGFIGDYALYVVLGTFCILVYLLTRGV, encoded by the coding sequence ATGTTAGATTTATTTCCAATCGTTGTTCTACTCCCTCTGCTTGGTTTTTTGCATAATGGACTCCTAAAAGATCGAATCCCACACCGATTTGCTGGAGCCATTGGAACTCTCGCGGTTTTTATCCCATTCCTTGTCACCTTAGGTGCGTTTAACGAATTTAATCCAATGGAACGAACTGCGCCACACCTTGTGCCAGTGTTTGATTGGATTGTGATTGGAGATTTTAAAACTTCCTTTGGTTACCAAATCGACCAACTCTCTTTGTACATGACTCTCATCATCACAGGCATTGGATCACTCATCCATTTGTATTCGATGGGCTATATGAAGGGGAATCCTGGTTATAATCGTTTTTTTGCTTACCTCAATCTATTTATTTTTTGTATGTTGAACCTTGTCCTTAGTGACAATTTGGTTTTGACCTTCCTTGGTTGGGAAGGTGTTGGTCTTGCTTCTTACTTACTGATCGGATTTGATTTTGATAAATCTTCTGCGGCAGAAGCAGGGATGAAGGCATTTATCTTAAACCGAATTGGGGATGTTGGATTTATCTTAGGTACAGGGTTTCTTTTTTGGTTAGGTGGGAGTTTGCAATACCTTACCTTACAAACCAATTTGAGTGAGTTATCTCAGTTTGCTTCTTATGCCAATCTCATTGCCCTTTTCTTTTTCATTGCAGCGATGGGTAAGTCAGCACAGATCCCACTTTATGTTTGGTTACCAGATGCGATGGCAGGCCCAACACCTGTATCGGCACTCATCCATGCGGCCACGATGGTGACTGCGGGAGTGTTTCTCATTGTACGACTCAACTTTGTATTTTACCTCGCACCTGATACTTCCTTTTTTATTGCTTGTATTGGAGCACTCACTGCTTTATTTGCAGCAACGATTGGTCTTTTGCAAAACGATATTAAAAAAATCCTCGCTTACTCAACTGTATCCCAACTTGGTTTTATGTTCCTTGCCATGGGTAGCATGAGTTATGTAGCGGGACTTTTCCATTTAATGACTCATGCGTTTTTCAAAGCATTGTTATTCCTGGGTGCGGGTTCTGTCATCCATGCACTCCACCATGAACAAAACATCAAACACATGGGGCAGCTCTTTGGAAAAATCAAAATCACATCCTTAACCTTCTTACTCGGAACGTTAGCGATTGCAGGTTTTTTCCCGTTTTCTGGATTTTTCTCAAAAGATTTAATATTAGAAAAAACTTACACCTACGGTGCGTTTGGTTCCATCCTTTGGACAGTTGGTGTTGTGGCTGCATTTTTCACTTCGTTTTATATGTTCCGCCTTGTATTTGTGGTTTTCTTTGGAAAGGACAATACAGACACGCATCACAAAGTACATGAGTCCCCTTGGACCATGACATTCCCTCTTGTGGTATTAGCGGTAGGAGCGGTTTTGAGTGGGTTTTTCCTCACTCCTCATTTCTTTTTACACATTGAAACTTTGGAACGATACTTTGCTCCTGTTTTGGAACGAGGAACCATGCTTGCAAACCAAATGGGAACCTTTACCCATCACGCGGAACTCACTCATGAAGTTGAGATTTCCCTTGCGGCATTTTCTGTTGGAATCGCAAGTATTGGACTTATCTTAGCATATCTCATTTACCAAAGGAAACAAAGTCCGATCCTCGAGGAACATACCGGTTTTCGTAAGATTCTCTTTCATAAATACTACATTGATGAACTCTATGATGTACTTTTTGTGAAACCGTATGTCTTCCTATCAAAAGGAATTGCTTATACCTTTGATGTCAAAATCCTAGATCGTTTTTTTCTCGGGATTGGTGGTAGTTTTGGAGTCATCGCCAATGGATTGCGTAGGCTCCAATCTGGGTTCATTGGTGACTATGCATTGTATGTGGTTCTTGGTACATTTTGTATCTTAGTGTATTTATTAACAAGGGGGGTGTAA
- a CDS encoding NADH-quinone oxidoreductase subunit J family protein, whose translation MDEIIYMNLETSPSLLLFVFFGTVTVITALSVIFQKNPVVSAVSLVFTFFSLAGIYGIMGALFIATMQVLVYAGAIMVLVVFVLMLLSQRAETLSRYRKHPIRLVLLTIFVIGFFFLLYSALTTGVPHSEQMGKGYENTEYSFPIQGTTTVNAKGNVATVGASTYLDYLLPFEMISILLLVAVLGAVILAKKKLTEIDQTKDTVL comes from the coding sequence ATGGATGAAATTATTTATATGAACCTAGAAACTTCACCATCTCTATTACTTTTTGTTTTTTTTGGCACTGTAACAGTGATCACTGCTCTTAGTGTGATTTTCCAAAAAAATCCTGTGGTTTCCGCTGTCTCACTTGTCTTCACCTTTTTTTCCCTCGCAGGGATTTATGGGATTATGGGAGCCTTGTTTATAGCCACTATGCAGGTGTTAGTCTATGCTGGTGCGATTATGGTACTTGTTGTGTTTGTTCTCATGTTACTTTCCCAAAGGGCAGAAACACTTTCCCGTTACCGTAAACACCCCATTCGTTTGGTATTACTAACCATATTTGTGATTGGATTTTTTTTCTTACTGTATTCCGCACTCACTACCGGTGTCCCTCATTCGGAACAAATGGGAAAAGGGTATGAGAATACAGAGTATTCCTTTCCCATCCAAGGAACAACCACTGTGAATGCGAAAGGCAACGTGGCAACGGTAGGAGCTTCTACTTATTTAGATTACCTTTTGCCATTTGAAATGATTTCGATTTTGCTCCTTGTGGCAGTCCTTGGGGCAGTGATCCTTGCCAAAAAGAAACTCACAGAAATCGACCAAACAAAGGATACTGTTTTATGA